DNA sequence from the Candidatus Planktophila sulfonica genome:
TTGCGATCAACGATAAAAGTTTTGATGCCCGGAACACCACGCAGATATTCGTCATAGACAGTTTCAAGTCCAGCCTTACCAATTGATTCAGATCTAAAGTAAGAACGTCCATTTGCGCCCGCTAGGTCTGCTTCAGTTAATGGACCGACATACCCAAGAACGTGTCCCCCATTAAGGCCGAGCGTTGTTGGGTAACTCCTGATGGCAAGAGGTGTCGCAGAAATTCCTGGGTAGCGATCAGATCGCTCAACAATGCGCAGAGCAAGTTGCGGATCTGCAGTCTTTGTAATTGGAATCGGTTGGAAGCGTGAACCTGTCCAACATCCCGCTTTCTTGCCTTTAGGAAGTTCACCGCATAGACGCGTACGTTGCCAGACATCATCGAAATTTAAGCCGAGCAAATTAACAAGATCTTGAACTACCGCAACGCCCTTATCTGGCAACTTATCAATTTTGGTACGGTCTACTGTGACGGCGAGCCCCACTTTATTGAGGGCCATCGGGACACCTGAAGAATCAACGATAAATCCACGGTTTGCCGGCGTCACAACATCGCGGCTTTGAATGCTGAGCGCTGCATCGCGATATTTAGGACCTGCGGCTACTTGAAGATAGAAGAGACGGCCGAAGAGAGCGAACATCAGAGATGCGATAAAGATTTGGATAACGAGAAGGTTGAGTCGAGAACGTTGATTCATAGCTGCGAACGCAATCCGAAGATTAAGGCGTGAATGTAAGAAATCACTTTAAGAATTAGAGGAGAAATAATTGCTGTCCAAAAGGCTGATCCGGCAAGAAGATATAAGACATGCTGGATACTTCCGATTTCTTGGCCAAGCATCAGTCCCAAAAGCAAGAAGACTGCTTGCGCTGCAACAACACCAATTGTCGTCAAGAGAACGATATTGATGGGGTTGCCACGAATATTGTCGTCACCGTAACCAAGGAATGCGATTGCATAGCAAGCGATAATCAAAACAAGTGTCCAATGCCCAAGCGGCCCTGGTGCGCTTTGAGATAAATCCATCATGATGCCCGCACCAAATCCGGTGAGCGCTCCAATTTCAGGGGTGCTCAGCGCTGCCCAGATGAGAGCGACGATAAGGAGTAAGTTGAATCCACCTGCAGGAAGTCTTAGCTGTGTAACGAACGCTTCTTGGGCCAAATAGATAAATAGGAAAACGGGAGCTGAGATAAAGAATCTACGTAGCGACATGGTTAGCTCGTTGGAGTTGGCTGAGGTTCGCCCGGAGTCGCGTAGACAGTGACGGTCGGAATCGGTGTTGGTCGCGGCTTAGGTGGAACCAAGGAATCAC
Encoded proteins:
- the mreD gene encoding rod shape-determining protein MreD — protein: MSLRRFFISAPVFLFIYLAQEAFVTQLRLPAGGFNLLLIVALIWAALSTPEIGALTGFGAGIMMDLSQSAPGPLGHWTLVLIIACYAIAFLGYGDDNIRGNPINIVLLTTIGVVAAQAVFLLLGLMLGQEIGSIQHVLYLLAGSAFWTAIISPLILKVISYIHALIFGLRSQL